The following nucleotide sequence is from Vibrio fluvialis.
AGCGAAACATTTCGAGCATCCGGATCCGCTGCAACCCAAAGTGTTCATCAGTGAATTGAAAGTGGAAGAGTGTTCACCAGAGCTACAAGCGATTGTTGCTAAGCTGGTGGCGCAAGTTGATGCCACGAAGCTGGAAGGCGATGCTTTCCTCTACGGTGGCCGTCTGTGGGATCTGAGCTATGCCGATTATCTGCAACTGGCGAAAGAGAGCGAATACGCCTCTTGGCTGGCAGCACACGGTTATGGTGCCAACCATTTTACGGTGAGCGTTAACCAGCTGAATGCGTTGGATGAAGTGAAACAGGTGAACGATCATCTGCGCAGCGCAGGCTTTACCATCAACGAATCTGGTGGCGAAGTGAAGGGCTCACCAGAGGTGCTGCTGGAGCAGTCATCAACGATGGCAGACAAAGTGCCGGTGACCTTCATTGAAGGCACAGAAATCATTCCGGGCGGCTTTTATGA
It contains:
- a CDS encoding DUF1338 domain-containing protein, with protein sequence MTPAVLFESLWNDYIRRLCPSADKVHQLLQEDEALINDHIALRTFNVAPLGIDTLAKPFLALGYKPCGDYVFESKKLVAKHFEHPDPLQPKVFISELKVEECSPELQAIVAKLVAQVDATKLEGDAFLYGGRLWDLSYADYLQLAKESEYASWLAAHGYGANHFTVSVNQLNALDEVKQVNDHLRSAGFTINESGGEVKGSPEVLLEQSSTMADKVPVTFIEGTEIIPGGFYEFAKRYPMGNGELYTGFVAASADKIFESTDSK